Proteins encoded in a region of the Chloroflexota bacterium genome:
- the radA gene encoding DNA repair protein RadA, giving the protein MAKARTEYVCKACGAKAVRWSGRCAECEGWNTLEERVVRTVAPAATAVRPRAAASPGAPGGSTRPLRLHEIDVADFDRLAVGIDEFGRVLGGGIVPGSLVLIGGDPGVGKSTLLAQVCNAVAERNGPVLYISGEESLAQIGLRARRLGLAANDLLFVSETDLGTILETIENAQASMVVVDSIQSIHSADVESSPGSVSQLRECTLRLMQLAKGSGVSVFLIGHVTKEGALAGPKMLEHMVDTVLYLEGERYHAYRLLRGTKNRFGPTHEVGVFEMRGEGMVEVTNPSAAFLSERGEGTTGSSVLVTMEGTRPLLVEVQALASRSSLAVPRRAANGIENNRLLLVSAVLARRLGIPLHDQDLYVNVIGGLRIDEPAADLAVALSIVSSFKDREVDPRAVVAGEIGLSGELRSVGQLEIRLREAAKLGFERAVVPRSASLREMNGLGLELIPASTLREAINAALLP; this is encoded by the coding sequence ATGGCAAAGGCACGGACCGAGTACGTCTGCAAGGCCTGCGGCGCGAAGGCCGTGCGCTGGAGCGGGCGCTGCGCCGAGTGCGAGGGCTGGAACACGCTCGAAGAGCGGGTGGTGAGGACGGTGGCCCCGGCCGCGACGGCTGTCCGCCCGCGCGCCGCCGCGAGTCCTGGTGCGCCGGGGGGCAGCACCCGGCCGCTGCGCCTCCACGAGATCGACGTGGCCGACTTCGACCGGCTGGCCGTCGGCATCGACGAGTTCGGGCGGGTGCTCGGCGGCGGCATCGTGCCGGGATCGCTGGTGCTGATCGGCGGGGATCCCGGCGTCGGGAAGAGCACCCTGCTGGCCCAGGTCTGCAACGCCGTGGCCGAGCGGAACGGCCCGGTCCTCTACATCTCCGGCGAGGAGTCGCTGGCGCAGATCGGGCTGCGGGCGCGGCGGCTCGGGCTGGCCGCGAACGACTTGCTGTTCGTCAGCGAGACGGACCTGGGCACGATCCTGGAGACCATCGAGAACGCCCAGGCGTCGATGGTGGTGGTGGACTCGATCCAGAGCATCCACAGCGCGGACGTGGAGTCCTCCCCGGGCAGCGTCAGCCAGCTTCGGGAGTGCACGCTGCGGCTGATGCAGCTTGCCAAAGGCAGCGGCGTCAGCGTCTTCCTGATCGGCCACGTCACCAAGGAAGGTGCGCTGGCCGGCCCGAAGATGCTGGAGCACATGGTCGACACGGTCCTCTACCTGGAGGGGGAGCGCTACCACGCCTACCGGCTGCTCCGGGGCACCAAGAACCGCTTCGGGCCGACGCACGAGGTCGGGGTGTTCGAGATGCGCGGCGAGGGGATGGTCGAGGTGACGAACCCCTCGGCGGCGTTCCTCTCGGAGCGCGGCGAGGGCACGACTGGCTCGTCGGTGCTGGTGACGATGGAGGGGACGCGCCCGCTGCTGGTGGAGGTCCAGGCGCTGGCAAGCCGCAGCTCGCTGGCGGTGCCACGGCGGGCGGCGAACGGCATCGAGAACAATCGCCTGCTGCTGGTCTCGGCGGTGCTGGCGCGCCGGCTGGGCATCCCGCTCCACGATCAAGACCTGTACGTCAACGTGATCGGCGGCCTGCGGATCGACGAGCCGGCGGCCGACCTGGCCGTTGCGCTCTCGATTGTCTCCAGCTTCAAGGATCGGGAGGTCGATCCGCGCGCGGTGGTGGCAGGTGAGATCGGCCTGTCTGGCGAGCTGCGGAGCGTCGGGCAGTTGGAGATCCGCCTGCGCGAGGCCGCCAAACTCGGGTTCGAGCGGGCGGTGGTGCCGCGCTCGGCGTCGTTGCGGGAGATGAACGGCCTGGGCCTGGAGCTGATCCCGGCCTCGACGCTCCGCGAGGCGATCAACGCGGCGCTGCTGCCGTAG